A stretch of the Agelaius phoeniceus isolate bAgePho1 chromosome 1, bAgePho1.hap1, whole genome shotgun sequence genome encodes the following:
- the CNDP1 gene encoding beta-Ala-His dipeptidase, which produces MSPSSSSALEMEIFQYIDAHQSDFIKDLKEWVAVESDSIQPHLRKEVMHMMALAADRLATLGATVNLVNLGSHQLPDGQVLPLPPVLLGELGKDPQNPTVCFYGHVDVQPAKKEDGWDTDPYTLTEINGNLYGRGTTDNKGPVLAWINAVETFRALKLAMPVNFKFVIEGMEEAGSLGLEKLLEEENQSFFSDVDYIVISDNLWLSNKKPALTYGSRGNACFFVEVECGSKDLHSGTFGGIIHEPLLDLIALLDSLVDSTGHIQIPGIYDSVAALTEEERKLYESIEFDLEEHRNNCGVKKFLYGTKEEILLHLWRYPSLSIHGIEGAFHEPGIKTVIPAKVIGKFSIRQVPNMDLSVVKKQVVDHLEGVFSKRNSPNKLKVSMPLGVKPWLADFNDLLYKAARRAIKTVFGEGPDFIRDGSTIPVARMFQTVTQKSVMMLPIGAADAGEHSQNEKISRHNYIEGTKLFAAFFLEISKLHRNLNETSPTETIN; this is translated from the exons ATGTCCCCCTCATCCTCTTCAGCATTGGAGATGGAGATCTTCCAGTACATTGATGCGCATCAAAGTGATTTCATCAAG GATCTGAAGGAATGGGTGGCTGTGGAAAGTGATTCTATTCAACCACACCTGAGGAAAGAAGTAATGCATATGATGGCATTGGCAGCAGACAGACTTGCAACTCTGGGAGCCACTGTTAATTTAGTAAACTTGGGGTCACATCAG CTGCCTGATGGCCAAGTCCTCCCACTGCCTCCTGTGCTTCTTGGAGAACTGGGGAAGGATCCACAAAACCCCACTGTATGTTTCTATGGTCATGTGGATGTGCAGCCTGCCAAGAAGGAAGATGGCTGGGACACTGACCCCTACACACTGACTGAAATCAATG gAAACCTCTATGGCCGTGGAACAACAGACAATAAGGGACCAGTCCTAGCTTGGATAAATGCAGTGGAAACATTCAGAGCCTTGAAATTA GCTATGCCAGTGAACTTCAAGTTTGTAATTGAAGGCATGGAAGAAGCAGGATCCTTGGGGCTAGAGAAGCTACTTGAGGAAGAAAACCAGAGCTTCTTCTCTGATGTTGATTATATTGTAATTTCAGACAACCTGTGGCTCAGCAACAAGAAGCCTGCCCTCACCTATGGGAGTCGGGGCAATGCCTGCTTCTTTGTGGAG GTTGAATGTGGCAGCAAGGACCTTCACTCTGGAACTTTTGGGGGCATCATTCATGAGCCGCTGCTGGACCTGATAGCGCTGCTGG ACAGCCTTGTGGATTCCACAGGTCATATTCAGATTCCTGGAATCTACGACAGTGTTGCTGCCCTGACGGAAGAGGAAAGGAAGTTGTATGAATCGATTGAATTTGATCTAGAGGAACATAGAAATAACTGTGGTGTGAAAAAATTCCTCTATGGCACCAAG gaagaaatacTTCTACACCTGTGGCGTTACCCCTCTCTCTCTATTCATGGGATTGAAGGAGCTTTCCATGAACCAGGCATTAAAACAGTCATTCCAGCAAAAGTAATTGGCAAATTCTCAATCCGTCAGGTCCCCAACATGGACCTTTCAGTTGTGAAAAAACAG GTGGTGGACCACTTGGAGGGTGTCTTTTCCAAGAGGAACAGTCCAAACAAACTGAAAGTGTCCATGCCTTTGGGTGTAAAGCCCTGGCTGGCTGATTTTAATGATCTACTATATAAAGCAGCAAGAAGGGCAATAAAAACAg TTTTTGGAGAAGGTCCCGATTTCATCCGTGATGGCTCAACAATTCCTGTTGCCAGAATGTTTCAGACTGTAACACAGAAAAGTGTGATGATGCTTCCGATTGGAGCGGCCGATGCTGGGGAGCATTcccaaaatgagaaaataagcAG ACACAACTATATTGAAGGAACCAAATTGTTTGCAGCTTTTTTCCTGGAGATATCAAAGCTACATCGGAACTTAAATGAAACTTCCCCCACAGAGACTATCAACTGA